A genomic window from Betta splendens chromosome 17, fBetSpl5.4, whole genome shotgun sequence includes:
- the LOC114844350 gene encoding desmoglein-2-like protein, with protein sequence MAPLLQISVFTLLAIALTPVPVGGSGNGPALHRQKREWIKAPRKLKENFDYTTYGDIAKIRSDKENFTKILYYLKGPGADQPPMNRFIIDQNTGFVRVTSILDREEIAVYHLIGVATYADGRDAEKQLDLNIVVEDVNDCTPVVKSQQVGSVSEMSAQGTFVMQIIATDNDEENTDRSKIFYSIAPESNPGGMFSIDPDTGKVWVQSQYIDRETKDTYKLIVRASDMNGQPGGNTGSGEVEIKVLDINDNIPTLEKETYEGSLEENTVNVEVMRVKAIDMDLINTDNWQAVYHITSGNEAGYFSITTDSETNEGIITVQKALDYEEMKEVNLQVSVSNKAAYNFGSGSMTGALHPKSYPIKINVKNQKEGPRFQPNVKVVTISEDQTSTIIRKVIANYAAIDSDTLQKATNVRYAKIVDEDNWLFIDEKTADISLNKLPDRESKYLVNGTYYAKVICISNETPSKTATGTIAIQVEDFNDHCPILTTTSHSMCLDNKVIYVTAVDKDEFPNSAPFEFSVVQGSSNGKWAVEQLNETTAILRDQGNLWPGKHKVSVVVKDQQGKACADVQVINLAVCTCTEQIKTCSGRSTATSTFGPGGILLLLLGLLLLLLLPLLLLFCLCGGVAAMGDFKAIPFDTTEKLMSYHTEGQGEDKEVPLLHIPVEVDGVTTNARNVNTFGRKGFQGGMTEFGAGGGGAGLGAVNTTMLTTENMHMYNQYGHYGGHDEMDFRGAGGQNMYRHKAGAFDGMAVSDQFLEEYYLGKTEYAAQQSQEQDGLQAFGYEGRGSLAGSVGCCSLLENDNDLSFLDDLGPKFKTLAEICQGSTLVAESESAHVSLPPVRPVSPVRPSTSTHSHVHTHTETVRDRDRVSTLDTSNVASGSSTIFQEERITEKRQGASSIPKVIPSQTLLIQQPTMYYAATPMYVVEPNPQVVLVAGGSQQAVGQVGTVGLNTGLMQVGGLQGSQGVVLVDRQVGVGGGAAQVAQGISQGTVSRSRQVLVVENGSAGGEQGRAQGSAQIGQRSAVAGLQQGFDATSQGLQVKGQTFSLGSRGSAGSNEDFALSATPRVQGSQRVVIQKKVLVTERNVESSTRA encoded by the exons ATGGCTCCGCTGCTCCAGATCAGCGTCTTCACACTGCTGGCGATCGCCCTCACG CCTGTTCCTGTGGGGGGGTCAGGAAACGGACCAGCgttacacagacagaaacgagaATGGATCAAAGCCCCgaggaagctgaaggagaaCTTCGACTACACCACTTATGGCGACATTGCCAAA ATTCGCTCCGATAAGGAAAATTTCACCAAGatattgtattatttaaaaGGGCCAGGTGCGGATCAGCCCCCTATGAATAGATTTATTATCGACCAAAACACTGGTTTTGTGAGAGTCACTTCCATTCTGGACCGAGAAGAGATCGCCGTCTATCAT TTAATAGGTGTGGCCACCTACGCCGATGGAAGGGATGCTGAAAAACAGCTCGACCTTAACATTGTTGTTGAGGATGTGAACGACTGCACACCAGTTGTTAAATCACAGCAGGTGGGGTCTGTCAGTGAGATGAGTGCACAAG GTACTTTTGTCATGCAAATAATAGCAACTGATAATGACGAAGAGAACACGGACCGCTCAAAAATCTTCTACAGCATTGCACCGGAAAGTAACCCAGGTGGGATGTTCTCCATAGACCCTGACACCGGAAAAGTATGGGTTCAAAGCCAATATATTGATCGGGAG ACAAAAGACACATACAAGTTAATTGTAAGAGCCTCCGACATGAACGGACAACcaggaggaaacacaggaagcggAGAGGTTGAAATTAAAGTTCTGGACATAAATGACAATATTCCTACGCTGGAAAAAGAAACA TACGAAGGCAGCTTGGAGGAGAACACTGTCAACGTGGAAGTGATGCGGGTCAAAGCCATTGACATGGATCTGATTAACACAGACAACTGGCAGGCTGTCTATCATATCACTTCAGGGAATGAGGCCGGCTACTTCAGCATCACCACTGATTCTGAGACCAACGAGGGAATCATTACAGTTCAAAAG GCCCTGGACTACGAGGAAATGAAGGAAGTAAACTTGCAAGTGTCCGTTTCCAACAAGGCAGCGTACAATTTTGGCAGTGGCTCTATGACAGGGGCCTTACACCCAAAATCCTACCCCATTAAAATCAATGTGAAGAATCAGAAAGAAGGGCCCCGCTTCCAACCCAACGTCAAAGTGGTGACCATCTCAGAGGACCAGACTTCAACCATCATCCGCAAAGTCATCGCCAACTACGCAGCTATTGACAGTGATACCCTACAGAAAGCCACCAATGTCAG GTATGCAAAGATTGTTGATGAAGACAATTGGCTGTTCATTGATGAAAAGACTGCAGACATCAGCCTAAACAAACTACCTGACAGAGAGTCCAAGTACTTGGTCAATGGAACATATTACGCCAAAGTTATATGCATTAGTAACG AGACCCCGTCCAAAACGGCCACAGGGACCATAGCCATCCAGGTGGAGGACTTCAATGATCACTGTCCAATACTGACCACAACAAGTCACAGCATGTGCCTCGACAACAAGGTGATCTACGTCACAGCCGTGGACAAAGATGAGTTCCCGAATTCAGCGCCATTTGAGTTCTCAGTGGTCCAGGGGAGCAGCAACGGGAAATGGGCAGTGGAGCAGCTCAACG AAACCACAGCTATCCTGAGAGACCAAGGCAACTTGTGGCCCGGCAAACACAAGGTGTCGGTGGTGGTGAAGGACCAGCAGGGCAAGGCGTGCGCCGACGTCCAGGTGATCAACCTCGCCGTGTGTACCTGCACCGAGCAGATCAAAACCTGTTCAGGACGCAGCACGGCCACGTCCACCTTCGGACCGGGAGGgatcctgctcctgctcctggggctgctgctgctgctgc tgttgCCTCTGCTACTGTTGTTCTGCCTGTGTGGCGGTGTGGCAGCCATGGGAGATTTCAAGGCCATTCCGTTTGATACCACAGAAAAACTGATGTCATATCACACTGAGGGACAGGGGGAAGACAAG GAAGTTCCTCTTCTGCATATCCCAGTGGAAGTTGACGGGGTAACAACAAATGCCAGGAACGTGAACACCTTTGGGAGAAAAGGGTTCCAAGGAGGAATGACTGAATTTGGggcagggggtggaggagcaggCTTGGGTGCTGTAAACACAACCATGCTGACAACTGAGAACATGCACATGTACAATCAGTACGGACACTACGGCGGGCACGACGAGATGGACTTTAGAGGGGCAGGAGGGCAAAACATGTATCGGCACAAAGCTGGGGCTTTCGATGGGATGGCTGTGTCTGATCAGTTCCTGGAGGAGTACTACCTAGGC AAAACGGAGTATGCTGCCCAACAGTCCCAGGAACAGGATGGCTTGCAGGCTTTTGGCTATGAAGGTCGTGGTTCCCTGGCAGGTTCTGTGGGTTGCTGTAGCCTCCTTGAGAATGATAACGATCTTTCATTCCTCGATGACCTGGGGCCTAAATTCAAAACCCTGGCTGAGATTTGCCAGGGGTCAACCTTAGTGGCCGAGTCTGAAAGTGCACACGTGTCCCTGCCCCCGGTTCGACCGGTGTCTCCGGTCAggccctccacctccacgcaCAGTCACGTCCACACTCACACCGAAACGGTCAGGGACAGGGATCGCGTCAGTACCCTCGACACGTCCAACGTAGCATCAGGATCGTCCACCATCTTCCAGGAGGAGCGAATAACCGAGAAACGCCAAGGTGCCTCCAGCATCCCCAAGGTCATTCCCAGTCAGACACTGCTAATACAGCAGCCCACCATGTACTATGCTGCCACCCCTATGTATGTAGTTGAGCCCAACCCACAAGTGGTGCTTGTGGCAGGAGGATCCCAGCAGGCAGTGGGTCAAGTAGGCACAGTTGGTCTGAATACGGGGCTGATGCAAGTTGGAGGCCTCCAGGGTTCTCAGGGTGTGGTCCTTGTGGACAGACAGGTCGGTGTAGGGGGAGGGGCAGCCCAGGTGGCGCAAGGCATTTCACAAGGAACCGTTTCCAGGTCTAGACAAGTGTTGGTGGTGGAAAACGGGTCCGCCGGCGGAGAGCAGGGTAGAGCACAGGGCTCGGCCCAGATTGGCCAAAGGTCCGCAGTCGCAGGTCTACAGCAGGGCTTTGACGCCACAAGCCAAGGTCTGCAGGTGAAAGGTCAGACGTTTTCCCTGGGTTCACGTGGTTCTGCAGGCTCCAACGAGGACTTTGCCCTGAGTGCCACGCCCAGGGTGCAAGGGAGCCAGAGGGTTGTGATccaaaaaaaggttttagtgACAGAGAGAAATGTTGAATCTAGTACAAGGGCATAA
- the dsc2l gene encoding desmocollin 2-like protein: MAKVLIPHICLLMVLSRAESCFMPSSQYVVVADFIPVGNKVTMVEASGCDTGSVLLYAKDPSFTVRSDGTVVAMRGVYVPPGGRTFTVLARDSSAQESEMEVHLVHRAQRQKTEQGVLKRTKRRWSPPPITILENDEGPYPKQLERIVSDSEVRHKVYYIVTGHGVNQDPSGLFSLDRDSGMLTVYRPIDREIYPSFKITAKVYDTKTHQETDQPLDIHIEIDDVNDNAPQFVSQMKYNVLEQASMAVVGQVSATDKDKPGTLHSKIRYSLLTGTNLFAIHPETGVITTTTNSLDRETLNLHNVVVEIRDLDGSINGLFTTGTAQITVDDINDNPPTFPRPSFDASVSENVKEKLILEIPVEDRDLINTANWRSKFVITKGNENGNFRIDSDPKTNKGLLYVIKPLDYEKTKYIPLEVMAQNEAELSGTTQQWQTARVNVSVVDVDEGPEFTAPTVRFLVKENTPNGTKIGTYTAQDPETKSSSGIKYYKVSDPAGWVTVDRNTGELRVANTIDRESAFALNGTYNVIMRAVDTTSKTGTGTVIIQVEDINDNVPEVPSNNLVLCDTGDGLGSVVVVAEDKDQPPFSYPFTFSLPQDNDGKWSVTRLNDTAAVLKPIKALPVGRYNVDIDIKDLQGYGKTQTVTVRICQCKNGACSAAARSTRLSSLGYLALLLPLLALLLLCLLLIFFCVTKRDKVDLDDGGDSGGILLKSNTEGIGEEVNPSLIAVPSMVQTDKGMGMQNSGWQGLKSTSTLGGHSMLENGIYRSGMDTQEFYTTHYDNQYSAQLNAGQLVGSSMGMDSRYFAQDSSLHHTWQTNGRVLGQRLQYLQAQEDGCYADDIAHSYAFEGKGSAAGSVGCCSNLGDKENLDFLNTLGPKFKTLADVCTKR, translated from the exons ATGGCGAAGGTTTTAATTCCTCACATCTGCCTGCTGATG GTCCTGTCCCGCGCGGAGTCGTGTTTTATGCCGAGCTCTCAGTACGTGGTGGTGGCCGACTTCATTCCGGTCGGAAACAAAGTCACAATGG TTGAAGCCTCCGGCTGCGACACCGGCTCGGTGCTCTTATACGCGAAGGACCCGAGTTTTACTGTACGCAGCGACGGGACGGTGGTGGCCATGAGAGGCGTTTACGTCCCGCCGGGGGGTCGGACGTTTACGGTGCTCGCTCGGGACAGCAGCGCGCAGGAGAGCGAGATGGAAGTTCACCTCGTCCACAGAGCCCAGCGGCAGAAG ACGGAACAAGGTGTCCTGAAGCGGACAAAAAGAAGGTGGAGCCCCCCACCTATCACTATTCTGGAGAATGACGAGGGGCCTTATCCCAAACAGCTCGAAAGG ATCGTGTCAGACTCTGAAGTCCGTCACAAGGTGTATTACATTGTGACTGGACATGGTGTCAATCAGGACCCATCGGGCCTCTTCAGCCTGGACCGCGACTCTGGGATGCTGACCGTTTACAGGCCAATCGATCGGGAGATATACCCGTCCTTCAAA ATAACTGCCAAAGTTTATGACACTAAAACCCACCAGGAGACAGACCAACCTTTGGACATACACATAGAGATAGACGATGTTAATGACAATGCTCCACAGTTTGTCAGCCAAATGAAGTATAACGTGCTCGAGCAAGCAAGCATGGCAG TGGTGGGGCAGGTGAGCGCCACAGACAAAGACAAGCCAGGTACCCTCCATTCTAAGATCAGGTATTCCCTGCTGACGGGAACGAACCTGTTTGCCATTCACCCAGAGACAGGGGTCATCACCACGACGACCAACAGCCTGGACAGAGAG ACACTGAATTTACACAATGTGGTAGTTGAAATCAGAGACTTGGACGGTTCCATAAATGGCCTCTTCACAACAGGCACAGCGCAAATTACTGTTGATGACATCAACGATAACCCACCGACTTTTCCAAGACCATCT TTTGATGCATCTGTGAGCGAAAACGTGAAGGAAAAGCTCATCCTTGAAATTCCTGTTGAGGATCGGGATTTGATAAATACCGCGAACTGGAGATCTAAATTCGTCATCACTAAAGGAAATGAAAACGGAAACTTCAGGATTGACTCTGACCCCAAGACAAATAAGGGCCTTCTCTATGTCATAAAG CCTTTAGATTATGAGAAGACCAAATATATACCCCTGGAGGTCATGGCTCAGAATGAAGCTGAGCTGAGCGGCACTACGCAACAGTGGCAGACGGCCCGCGTCAACGTCTCCGTCGTGGACGTGGACGAAGGCCCCGAGTTCACCGCCCCCACCGTCCGCTTCCTCGTCAAAGAGAACACCCCGAACGGCACGAAGATCGGGACTTACACCGCTCAGGACCCTGAGACCaagagcagcagcggcatcaA GTACTACAAGGTCTCAGACCCCGCTGGCTGGGTCACTGTCGACAGGAATACCGGAGAGCTGAGGGTCGCAAACACCATCGACAGAGAGTCGGCATTCGCCCTGAATGGAACCTACAACGTCATCATGAGGGCTGTTGATACTA CCTCGAAGACGGGCACAGGGACAGTCATCATTCAGGTGGAGGACATCAACGACAACGTCCCAGAGGTCCCCAGCAACAATCTGGTTTTGTGCGATACGGGAGACGGGCTCGGCTCCGTGGTGGTTGTGGCTGAAGACAAAGACCAGCCTCCCTTTTCTTACCCGTTCACCTTTAGTCTGCCACAAGACAACGACGGCAAATGGTCTGTGACCAGATTGAACG acacagcagctgtaTTGAAGCCCATCAAAGCCCTGCCCGTAGGTCGGTACAACGTTGACATTGACATCAAAGACCTGCAGGGCTATGGGAAAACGCAGACGGTGACCGTGAGGATCTGCCAGTGCAAGAACGGCGCGTGCTCGGCGGCGGCCCGCTCCACGAGGCTGAGCTCGCTGGGCTacctggcgctgctgctgccgcttctggccctgctgctgctct GTCTGCTTCTCATCTTTTTCTGTGTGACAAAGCGAGACAAGGTTGACCTCGATGACGGCGGCGACAGCGGTGGGATCCTGCTCAAATCCAACACAGAAGGCATAGGGGAGGAAGTG AACCCCAGCCTCATTGCTGTCCCTTCTATGGTGCAGACAGACAAGGGCATGGGTATGCAGAACTCGGGGTGGCAGGGGCTCAAGAGCACCAGCACACTCGGAGGCCACAGCATGCTGGAGAACGGGATTTACAGGTCCGGCATGGACACGCAGGAGTTCTATACCACCCACTACGATAACCAGTACAGTGCTCAGCTGAACGCGGGGCAGCTTGTTGGAAGCAGCATGGGCATGGACAGCCGATACTTCGCCCAGGATTCCTCTCTTCACCACACCTGGCAGACAAATGGCCGTGTTCTAGGCCAG AGGTTGCAGTATTTGCAAGCACAGGAGGACGGATGCTACGCCGACGACATCGCTCACTCCTACGCGTTCGAGGGAAAGGGCTCCGCTGCGGGTTCCGTAGGCTGCTGCAGCAACTTGGGCGACAAAGAGAACCTCGACTTCCTAAACACGCTCGGACCAAAGTTTAAAACTCTCGCAGACGTGTGCACAAAGAGATGA